Sequence from the Rhodanobacter sp. genome:
GCTGGACCTCGCGCTCACCGCCGAGCCCGGCGCCACCAACAGCGCCGGCATGATCCGCGGCGTGTCCTGGCAGCACCCGGAACTGGCCTACGACTTCGCCATGGCGCATCGCGCGCAGGTGGACAAGCTGGTCGACTCCACCTCCGGCGGCCGCTACTACCCGTCGCTGGCCAGCATGTCGTTCGACCCGGCGATGATCGACAAGATCAAGGCCTACGAGGCCACCATCGACCCCTCCGCGCGCCGCCCCGCCGACGCCGTGATCGCCAACATCCAGTACCGCATGATGATCCGCAAGGATCGCCTGCCGGCGGTGGATGCGTGGCTGGCCAAGAACGGCGGCTGAGTTTTTCTGTCAGTGACACGACAAGGCCCCGCATGCGGGGCCTTGTTTTTGGATGAATTATTAGCTGGCCTGATCCCGTTCGGTGATCGCAAGCCATTTCTGAATGACAGTGTCGAGTTCAGGTTCGATCTTGGCAAGATTTTTGGATAAATCGCGTGCTTCTGAAAACCTTTTCTTGGCCAAAAGAGCTTTGATTGCAAAGTAGTGGGCGTCCACGTTGTTTGGAAATTTATTGCGATACCTTTCAGTTTCTGACAAAAGCTTGTCCAGCTCGTTACTTTCCCAAAGATATTTGAACTGTGATTTAAATGAATCAGAGTCCTGCCTTTTGCGGTTGTATAGGGCGCTCAAAATGCTGCTAGCTATGCAATATAAGAGCAGGGCAATTACCGCCCAGAGCTGCATCTCAATAAGTGCCAATGTACGTTCCAAGTTGGTGTCCTTGCTAGCCTGCCGTTGGAGTTAAGCGGCGCGTGGTGTGCGCGTCCGCTTGGGTGAAATGTTAGCTTGGCCAGAGTACTCGCCAACCTACCTCTTGGAAGTAGCTTTGAAGCGCAGCTTCATCGGGAACCCAGTCGTCGAAAGCGAAGTTAACGTTTGGGCCATCTGAGCCGTCCCACCATTCGTAGATTAGGAAGCCGCAAGCGTTGGTGGAATCGTTGGAAACCTTGACTTTGTGCGAAGGCTTGTTGCTATTGACGATCGATCCAGTGACTTCCAGTGGGATGTTCATCCGAGGCCTAATTGCCGAATATACGGACAAGTCTGTCCAGTTATACATCCAAGGTCGCGCAAAGAGATCCTCGCGCAACTCCGTAGTTCTTGCGGCAGCTTATCTTTGCCGCGTCCAGCTAACAACCTAACGCAGAGCAGGACAACGAGGCCCTGCTTTGGAACGGCCGCTCTGGGTGGCGCCAACAGTCGTTGGCTGAGATGCGCAACATTACCCCAGCGCCATTTCGATGGCCTTCAACGCTGCCTCGACATTACCCAGCGGTGTGCCGATGTTCATGCGCATGAAGCCGCTGCCGCCAGTGCCGAAGTCGATGCCGGGATTCAGGCCGAGCCGGCAGCGGCGGATGAAGAAGTCGCGCAGCGCCGTGTCGTGCATGCCCAGCGCGCGGCAGTCCAGCCACAGCAGGTAGCCGGCTTCGGGGGGCGTGAGGCGGATCGCGGGGAGGCGCGTGCGCAGGGCATCGGCGACCACGTCGCGGGTGCCGGCGAGGTAGCTGCGCAGGGCATCGAGCCACGCATCGCCTTCGCGCCATGCGGCTTCGGCGGCGGTGATGGCGAAGGGGTTGGCGTCGCCCAGGTGCAGGGCGGCGATTGCGCGGTGCAGTGCGCTGCGCTGGTCGGGGCGCGGGGCGGCCAGCACGGACAGGCCCAGCCCCTGCAGGTTGAAGGTCTTGCCGGGCGATAGCACGGTGATGACGCGGTCGTCCGCCTGTGCGAGGCCGAGCAGCGGATGATGGCTGGCGCCGGGCAGGGCGAGGTCGCCGTGCACTTCGTCGGCGATGACGGTGAGGCCGTGGCGGCGTGCGATGTGCAGCACGCCTTGCAGCTCGTCCGGCGTCCACGCGCGGCCGACCGGGTTGTGCGGGTTGCACAGCAGCAGGGCGCGCGCGCCGTCGCGGGCCAGTTGCTCCAGTTGCGCGAGATCCATTGCGTAGCGTTCGTCGGTTTCGCGCAACGGGTTGTGCAGCAGGCGGCGGCCGCTGTCTTCCACCGCACGGAAGAAGCCGGGGTACACCGGCGGCTGCACGATCACCGCGTCGCCCGCGGCGGTGCAGGCCTGAATCGCCGCGATCATCGCGGCCAGTACGCCGCTGGCCGGCACCAGCCACGCGCGTTCGAGCGGCAGGCGATGGCGGCGTGCGCTCCAGTCGACCAATGCCTGCAGCAGGCTGTCGGGATACAGTGTGTAGCCGTAAAGCGGATGCCGCGCGCGGGCGATCACGGCCTCGCTCACGCAGGGCGGCACGGCGAAATCCATGTCGGCCACCCACATCGGTTGCACCGTGTCGTTGCCGAATTTCTGCCGGCGGCCGTCGAACTTCAGCGCATGGGTGCCGCTGCGGTCGACGGGCCGGTCGAAATCGAAATTCACGTGCGCCGCCGCCACAGCGTCACCTCGGACAAGGTGTGCTGGAACTTGCGCTTCGTCTCGCGTATCACGAACGGCACCGACTGCGGTTCGCCCAGCCGCTGGAAGTGCGCGCCGAGGATGGCGTCGAGGCCGTCGAGCGTGGTGAAGCTCTCGCCGTCCTTCTTGAAGCCGCCGATCCAGTCCGCGCGCGGTGTGTGCTCGGCCAGCCAGGTGTAGGGCGAGGCGATCATCAGGATGCCGCCGGGGTTCAGGCGTTCGTGGATGGCTTCCAGGAATTGCGCGGGGTTGTACAGGCGGTCGATCAGGTTGGCGGCGAGGATGAAGTCGTAGCCGGCGAACTGCGGCTTGAGGTTGCAGGCGTCGCCCTGGAAGAACTCCACCTTGTGGGCGACGTCCGCGAGGCCCAGCTCGGCGAGGTTGCGCGACTTGTACTCGACCAGCTCGCCTTCGTCGGCCAGCAGGTAGCGCAGGCTGTCGCCGCGCGCCAGCGCCACGCCCTGGCCGATGAAGCGCGCGGAGAAGTCCACGCCGGTGACATGGCCGAAGTGGCGCGCCAGTTCGAAGCTGGCGCGGCCGGAGGCGCAGCCGAGATCCAGCGCGGTGCGCTTCGGCGCATCGCCCAGCGCCGTGATCGCCACGTCCACCAGCGCCTGCGGAAAGTTCGACACGCCGAAGTAGCTGTCGCCGTAATGGAACTCGGCGTATTCGCTGAGCAGCTTGTCGGTCTCGTAGTGCGAAGCCGGCGCCGGCTTGAGGTGTTTGGAAACCACGTAACGGAACCCCGCGTGCTGGAAGAAGTGGCGACGGAAGGCGTAGCGCGAGGCGGGCTGGGCCTCGTTGCCGGTGGCGATCCACGAGCCGCCCTTCATCAGGTTGTGGCGGCCGTCGAAGGTGGGCGTGGTGAAGTCGTCGTAGATCGGGTGCACCTGGAAACCCTCGAACGGGTAGATCGGGGTTTCCGTCCACTGCCACGCGTTGCCGGCGACGTCGAAGAACTCGCCCTGCGCGAACCGGTTGACCGGGCACGACGAGGCCCAGTGCGCGAGGTTGAGGTTGGCGTCCGGCGTTTCGCCGTCGGGCGCGCCGCGCCGGCTTTCGTCGTACAGACGGTACCACTCGTCCTCGGTGGGCAGGCGCACCGGCTGGCCGCCGTGCGCGGATTTCCAGCGGCAGAACGCTTTGGCCTCGTGGTAGTTCACCTCCACCGGCCAGTCCCACGGCATCGGCACCTCGCCGGTCATCAGGCGCAGGTGCCAGCCCTCGGCCGAACGGCGCCAGAAGGTGGGGTGGTCGGCCTTGGCGAATTCGCGCCAGCCGTTGCCTTCGTCCTCCCAGTAGCCGGACTGCGCATAGCCGCCGGCCTCGACAAAGGCGAGGAACTCTCGGTTGCTGACCAGGTGGCGGCTGGCCTCGAAGGCCGGTACCTCGGCCTCGTGGCGGCCGTATTCGTTGTCCCAGCCGTAGATGGCGCTGCCGATGTCGCGGCCCAGCGCGACCTTGCCGGCCGGCACCTTCACCAGCGTGTTCTCCGGCGCGGCGCCGGTCTGCGTGCACGGCTGCCACGCCGGGTGCGGCTTCACGTAGGCCAGCTTGTGCTGGCGGATCAGCACCGAGGAGGTTTCCAGGTGGATGCGCTCGTGCTCGATGCCCATGACGATGGCCCACCACGGGTTGTCCCAGCCGATCGGCAGGGTCAGCGGCGCCTCGTCGATCAGCCGGGTGACCAGCGCGCGTACCTTGTCGCGGTAGGCCTTCACCTCGGCAATGCTGGGCCAGTCGTAGTGCGCTTCGTTGAGGTCGTCCCAGCCCATCTCGTCCACGCCCACCGCGAACACGGATTCGAGGTGCGGGTCGATGCGCTGCTCGATCATCCGCGCCAGCAGCAGCTTGTTGACGAAGAACGTGGCGGTGTGGCCGTAGTAGAAGATCAGCGGATGGCGCAGCGTGATCGCCGGCTCGTACCACGCCGCATCGACGGCCAGCGTCTCGAACAGTGACTCGTAGCGGTCGAAGGTGCTGATGAAGTATTCGCGCAGCGTCCGCCGCATGCGCTCGGGATCGGTGTCGTGCAGGTTCGGCGTGCGCGGCAGCGGCGTGGTCGTGGCGCGGAGCGCAGGCTCGGCGAGCGTGGAAGCGTTCAAGGCGATACCTCTCGATCCCGTGGAAACGTTGGCGCCTGAAGCCCGCATTCTGGCACGCGACCCGCCGTGCAGCCCGAAGAGCTTGCGCATCCCGTCATACGTGAGGCGCGTCGCCTTGGATTCAATGCCTGGATGCTCGCGATCAATCCAGATCGCAAGTACCAAAACTCAGTTTCCAGATACGGCGCGGAGTGGCCGCAGTGTGTATCGCGTAGGCGGGAGTAGTTCCAATGCCTTCGACACAGCCTGCTCGTAGGCTCGGCGTATTGAACGAGGCCATTTCTCTTGGCCACTTCTCTTTGGGCCCGCAAAGAGAAGTGGCTCGGGCGCCGGCAGGCGACCGAAACCGCCTTGTTCCTAGCGATAGCGCAGAGCGCCTTCAACAAGATCCAAACTAAGCTTTTGCACATGCGCCTCAAATGAAGAAGCCCCGCTCAAGGCGGGGCTTCTTCATCGATACGACGTGCGAAAGCTCAAGCCTCCACTTCCTCCCTGTACGCATCCACCGGAATGCAAGCACACATGATGTTCTTGTCGCCGTAGACGTTGTCCACGCGCGCTACCGGCGACCAGTACTTCTGCAGCTTCAGCGAGGGCAGCGGGAAGGCGGCCAGCTCGCGCGGGTAGGCGTGTGTCCACTCGCTGGCGCTCACCGCGAAGGCGGTGTGCGGGGCGTTGCGCAGCGGGTTGTCGTCGCGGTCGAGCTTGCCTTCCTCCACCGCGCGGATCTCGTCGCGGATCTGGATCATGGCGTCGATGAAGCGGTCCAACTCGTGCTGCGATTCGCTCTCGGTGGGTTCCACCATCAGCGTGCCGGCCACCGGGAAGCTCAGCGTGGGCGCGTGGAAGCCGAAATCGATCAGGCGCTTGGCCACGTCCTCGGCGCTGATGCCGGTGGCGTCCTTGATCGGGCGCAGGTCGAGGATGCACTCGTGCGCCACCAGCCCGTTGCGGCCGGTGTACAGCGTGGGATAGTGCGCGGCGAGGCGCTTGGCGATGTAGTTGGCATTGAGCAGCGCCACCTGGGTGGCCTTGCGCAGGCCCGACGTGCCCATCAGCGTGATGTACATCCACGAGATCGGCAGGATCGACGCGCTGCCGAAGGTGGCCGCGCTGACCATGGCGCCGTTGCCGGTGCCCTGCGTGCGCGCACCGTCGTCGCCCAGCGCGCGCGGCAGGAACGGCGCGAGGTGCGAGCGCACCGCGCACGGGCCCACGCCGGGGCCGCCGCCGCCGTGCGGGATGCAGAAGGTCTTGTGCAGGTTGAGGTGGCTGACGTCCGAGCCCCACTTGCCGGGCTTGGCCACGCCGACCAGCGCGTTCATATTGGCGCCGTCGGTGTACACCTGTCCGCCGTGCTGGTGGACGATGTCGCAGATGGCGACCACGTCTTCCTCGAACACGCCGTGGGTGGACGGGTAGGTGAGCATGATCGCGGCAAGGTTGGCCGAGTGCTTCTCGGCCTGCGCGCGGATGTCTTCCAGGTCCACGTTGCCGTTGGCGTCGCACTTGGTCACCACCACGCGCATGCCGCACATCTGCGCGGAGGCCGGGTTGGTGCCGTGGGCGGACTCGGGGATCAGGCAGATGTCGCGATGGCCTTCGCCGCGCGACTGGTGGTAGGCGCGGATCGCCAGCAGGCCGGCGTATTCGCCCTGCGCGCCGGAGTTCGGCTGCAGGCTCACCGCGTCATAGCCGGTGATCTCGACCAGTTGCGCTTCCAGTTCGGCGATCAGCTGCTGGTAGCCCTGCGTCTGCGCGGCCGGCGCGAACGGATGGATGTTGCCGAATTCCGGCCAGGTTACCGGGATCATCTCGGCGGTGGCGTTGAGCTTCATGGTGCACGAGCCCAGCGGGATCATCGTGCGGTCCATCGCCAGGTCCTTGTCGGCCAGCGCGCGCAGGTAGCGCAGCAGTTCGTGCTCGCTGTGATGGGTGTTGAACACCGGGTGGGTGAGGAAGGCCGACGTGCGCCGCAGCGCTTCGGGGATCAGCGACGGCGCGCTGGCGTCCAGTGCGTCGATGCTGGGCAGCGTGGCGTCGTCGCCGCCGAAGATGCGCCACAGCAGTTCGATGTCGGCGCGCGTGGTGGTCTCGTCCAGCGAGATGCACAGGTATTCGCCCCACGCCTTGCGCAGGTTGGCGCCCATCGCCACCGCGCGCGCCGCGATGGCGTCGGTGCGCTCGCCGGTCTTCAGGCTCAGCGTGTCGAACGCGGTGTCGTGGTGGGTGGCGGTGAAGCCGAGCTGGGCAAGGCCGGCCTTGAGGATGGCGGCGAGGCGCGCCACGCGCGAGGCGATGCGGGCGAGGCCTTCCGGGCCGTGGTAGACGGCGTACATCGACGCCATCACGGCCAGCAGCACCTGCGCGGTGCAGATGTTGCTGGTGGCCTTCTCGCGGCGGATGTGCTGCTCGCGCGTCTGCAGGGTGAGGCGGTAGGCCTTGTTGCCCTCGGCGTCGATGGAGACGCCGATCAGGCGGCCCGGCATCGAGCGCTTGTAGGCGTCGCGGCAGGCCATGAAGGCGGCATGCGGGCCGCCGAAACCAAACGGCACGCCGAAGCGCTGCGAGTTGCCGATCACGATGTCCGCGCCCATCTCGCCCGGCGGCTTCAGCAAGGTCAGCGCCAGCAGGTCGGTGGCGAAGATGGCCAGCGCGTTCTTGGCGTGGATCTTGGCGACTTCGTCGCTCCAGTCCATCAGCCAGCCGCTGCTGGCCGGATACTGGATCAGCGCCGCGAAATAGTCGTCCGCGGCGATCGCGGCGTCCCAGGCCTCGGCGGAATCGGCCTGCTTGATCGTCAGGCCCAGCGGCTCGGCGCGCGTGCGCATCACCTCGATGGTCTGCGGATGCGCGTCGCCGAACACCACGATGGTGTTGCCCTTGGCCTTGGCCGAACGCTTGGCCAGGGTCATCGCCTCGGCGGCCGCGGTGGCCTCGTCCAGCAGCGAGGCGTTGGCGATCTCCATGCCGGTGAGGTCGGCGCACATGGTCTGGAAGTTGATCAGCGCCTCCATGCGGCCCTGCGAGATCTCCGCCTGGTACGGCGTGTAGGCCGTGTACCACGCCGGGTTCTCCAGGATGTTGCGCAGGATGACGTTGGGAGTGTGGGTGCCGTAGTAACCCTGGCCGATGAAGCTCTTGAACACCTGGTTCTTGTCGGCGACGGCGCGGATCTTCGCCAGCGCCTCCACCTCGGTCATCGCGGCGGGCAGCGCCAGCGGCGCGGCGGACTTGATCTTGGCGGGCACGATGGCGTCGGTCAGCGCCTCCAGCGAATCGTGGCCGACGGTGCGCAGCATGTGCGCGATCTCGGCGTCGTTGGGGCCGATGTGGCGCGCGATGAACGCGTCGTGGTTTTCCAGCTCGCGCAGGGAAGGAGTGTTCTGGCTCATGAAGGGCGTCCGAATTCTGCGTGCATGCCGCACGCGGGCGCCCCTCTGTCCTTTTGCCTGAGAGTTTGGAAGCTTGCGCTTCGTGCCCCTTCGGCGGCGGATCGAACCGCTCTCTCCAGAGTGCTGTTACGCAGGATGGTATGGGGCCTGAGCGATTACGGGCGTTGCGCCTTCGGCAGCGGTGCGCTCCTGCGGAGCGGTCGCTTCTCCCACCATGCGTTTACCGCCGCGATTATACAGGGGCCGGGTCAGCTGGGCGCCATCTGGCCGGGCCGGCGAAGGACGAAGGAAACGGCTCAGTGCGCCCGGTCGAGCGCCGCCGCCAGCCCGGCGCAATCGGCGAAATGCCAGTCGGCCAGTTCCGGCCAGCGGTTTTCCGGCAGGTTCACCAGCACGGCCAGCGCGCCGGCGGCGCGGGCGCTGGCCAGGTCGTAGGCGTAATCGCCGACCATCGCCAGCATGGCCGGCTCGACCTTCCAGTGCCCGGCCAGCCGGTGCAGGCCGTCGGGGGCGGGTTTCGGCGGCGCGTCTTCGCGGCCGAGCACATCGGCCGGATCGAAACAGTCGGCCAAGCCGATCGCCTGCAGCGAAATCACCGCCAGCTCGCGAAGGTTGCGGGTGAGGATGCCGAGGCGGCAACCGCGCGCCGCGAGCGTGCGCACCAGCGCCACCGCGCCGACGGCGGCACGGGAAGCTTGCGCGAGGCTGCGCTCGTGTTCGAGCAGCCACGCATGCTTGGCGTCGGCTTCATGCCGGGGCAGGGCGGCGATGTGGGCGAGGATGTCCTCGTCGTCGCGGATCGCCAGCGCACGCCGGATCGCGGCGAAGTCGTGCACGGCCACGGTCAGCGTGCCGTCGAGGTCGAACACCCAGTGGCGCCGGGCGGCGAGGGCGTGCGGCGAAGGCGTCATCGGCGGTTCGTCCGTTGCGGCATGCCGGCCTCGGAAACGACAAAGCCCGCATCGCTGCGGGCTTCGTCTACAATTGGTGCCCAGGAGAGGACTCGAACCTCCACGGTTTTACCCGCTAGTACCTGAAACTAGTGCGTCTACCAATTCCGCCACCTGGGCAGGTGTCGCGCGTGCCTTTCCGGGCTGCGTGAGCCGCGTAGATTAGGCATCTGCCCCGCTCCTGTCAACACTTTGTTGATGCATTCCCTCATTCGGCCGCGCCGCTCCTGGCACGGCCATTCACACAAGGCTATTTCGTGACCAAGAAGAACAAAAACGACAAGCAAGACCAACGCGCAAACCCGGCCGCGGGCAAGCGCAAGCGCACCGACGCCGGGCGCGATCCGCACGCCGAGCGCGAGGCGCAACGCTACGAGCGCCCCATTCCCAGCCGCGAAGCCATCCTCGCCCTGCTGGAAGAACGCGGCGAGATGCTCACCGAGGCGCGCATCGCCGAGGCGCTGGCGCTGCACGAATCCAGTGACCTGTTCGCGCTGCAAAAGCGCCTCGGCGCGATGGTGCGCGACGGCCAGTTGCTGCAAGGCCGCCGCGGCGGTTTCGCCCCGGCGAAGAAGCTCGACCTGATCCCCGGCGTGGTGCTGGCGAATGCCGAAGGCTACGGTTTTCTGCGCCCCGACGAAGGCGGCGAGGACCTGTATCTCTCCCCGCAGCAGATGCGCGGCGTGCTGCATGGCGACCGCGTGCTGGCCAGCGTGGTCGGCGTGGACCGGCGCGGCCGCCGCCAGGGCGCGATCGCCGAAGTGCTGCAGCGCCGTTCGCCGCGGCTGGTGGGTCGCGTGGTGGTGGAGAACGGCGTGACCCTGGTGGCGCCCGACGACCGCCGCCTGCATCAGGACGTGATGATCCCGCCCGGCGAGACGCAGGGCGCGCGCGCCGGCCAGATCGTGGTGGCCGAGATCACCGATCCGCCCACGCCGCACCGCGGCCCGCTGGGCGCGATCCGCGCGGTGCTGGGCGAGCGCCTGAAGCCTTCGCTGCTGATCGAGATGGCGATCGCCAGCCACGATCTGCCGCACGACTGGCCGCCCGAAGTGTTGCGCGACGCGGCCGAGGTGGAACCCGAGGTCACCGCCGCCGAGCGCGAAGGCCGCGTCGACCTGCGCAAATTGCCGCTGGTGACCATCGACGGCGCCGATGCGCGGGACTTCGACGATGCCGTGTACGCCGAGCCGAAGCGCGGCGGCGGCTGGCGGCTGGTGGTCGCCATCGCCGACGTGTCGCACTACGTGCCGGTGGGCAGCGCGCTGGACCGCGAGGCCTACGAGCGCAGCACCTCCACCTATTTCCCCGGCTTCGTGGTGCCGATGCTGCCGGAGACGCTGTCCAACGGCATCTGCTCGCTCAACCCCAAGGTGGAGCGCTTGTGCATGGTCTGCGACATGGTGGTGGACGCCGCGGGCGCCGTGGTCAAGTCGAAGTTCTACCCGGCGGTGATGCGCTCGCACGCGCGGCTCACCTACGACCAGGTGTGGCAGGCGGTGGGCCTCCACGAGGCCGGTGCGCTGGATCAGGTGCGCGATGTGCTGCCGCAACTGGAGAACCTGCATGCGTTGTACAAGGCGATGGCCGCGCAGCGCAGGCAGCGCGGCGCAATCGACTTCGAGACGCCGGAGGTGAAGTTCCGCCTCGATCAGCGCGGCGAGGTGGAATCCGCCGGCGCTACCGAGCGCAACGACGCGCACAAGCTGATCGAGGAATGCATGATCGCCGCCAACGTGCAGGCGGCGCTGTTCCTGGAAAAGAAGAAGGTCCCCGCGCTGTTCCGCGCCCACGAGCCGCCGCCGGCGGAGAAGTACGAGGACCTGCAGCAGTTCCTGCGCGAGTTCAAGCTGCGCATGCCGCCGGTGGAGGAGGTGACTCCCGCCGACTTCGCCGACGTGCTGCGGCTGGTGGCCGAGCGCCCGGAGCGCGAGCTGATCCAGAGCGTGCTGCTGCGCGCGCAGAGCATGGCCGCCTATCAGCCGGACAACCGCGGCCACTTCGGCCTGGCGCTCTCGGCCTACGCGCATTTCACCTCGCCGATCCGCCGCTATCCCGACCTGCTGGTGCATCGCGCGATCCGCTATGCGCTCACCGGCGGCAAGCCGGCCGGCTATGAATACACGCCGGCGCAGATGGCCACGATGGCGGTGCACTGCTCGCAGCGCGAGCGTCGCGCCGAGGAGGCCGAGCGCGACGTCGACGAGCGCTACAAGTGCGCGTGGATGGCCAAGCACGTGGGCGAGGAATTCGCCGGCGTGGTCACCGGCGTCACTTCGTTCGGCCTGTTCGTGGAGCTGGACGAGTCCAAGGTCTCCGGCCTCGTCCACATCAGCCAGCTCAGCAACGACTACTACCACTTCGATCCGCAGCGTCACCTGCTGAAGGGCGAACGCAGCGGCACGCAGTACCGGCTGGGCGACCACGTGCGCGTGCAGGTGCTGCGCGCCAGTCTGGAGGACCGCAAGATCGACTTCCGCCTGGCGGCGCCGCGTGCGTCTGCCGCACCGCCGGAGCGCAGCGGCAAGGCTTACGACTACGCTGCGGCGGGCGAGCGCTATTCGCTGCCAAAGCCGGCCGCCGGGCCGGCGAAGACACCGGGCATGTTTGGCAAGGCGGCCAAGGCGATCGGGCGCGCGTTCGGCCGCAAGAGTGCCGCCGTTGAAGCGTTACCGCATCCGGTTGCGCCAAGCGATAATTCGCCGTCTGCTTCGCATGCATCGAGGAAACGTGGCGCCAGCGCGCAGCCCGGCCGGATGCCGATGGCAGCCAAGGCCGGTCGGTCGGCGAACCCCGCACGCAAGGCAGAGAACGCGAAGCGCGGCAAGGCATCCACTGCCGTGCCGCCCACGAAAAAACATACCGGCCGCAAACCGGATAACCCGAAAGGCAAGCGATGAACGAACACTGGATCGTCGGCATCAACCCGGTCGACGGCGCACTCAACAACGACGCGGCGCGCGTCTGCGAACTGCTGGTCGAGAACGGCCAGCGCAACCCGCGCGTGCACGAACTGGCCGAGCGAGCCAAGGCGTTGAAGATCCCGGTGCACCACCGGCCGCGCGATCAGCTCGACAGGCTCGCCGGCGAGGCGCGCCACCAGGGCGTGGCCGCGTTGTACGAAGCTCCCGCGATGGCGACGGAAGGCGACCTGCCCGAACTGCTGGAGCAGGCGGGCGATGCGGCCCTGGTGCTGGTGCTGGACGGCGTCACCGACCCGCACAACCTCGGCGCCTGCCTGCGCAGTGCGGCGGCGGCCAA
This genomic interval carries:
- a CDS encoding pyridoxal phosphate-dependent aminotransferase, whose product is MAAAHVNFDFDRPVDRSGTHALKFDGRRQKFGNDTVQPMWVADMDFAVPPCVSEAVIARARHPLYGYTLYPDSLLQALVDWSARRHRLPLERAWLVPASGVLAAMIAAIQACTAAGDAVIVQPPVYPGFFRAVEDSGRRLLHNPLRETDERYAMDLAQLEQLARDGARALLLCNPHNPVGRAWTPDELQGVLHIARRHGLTVIADEVHGDLALPGASHHPLLGLAQADDRVITVLSPGKTFNLQGLGLSVLAAPRPDQRSALHRAIAALHLGDANPFAITAAEAAWREGDAWLDALRSYLAGTRDVVADALRTRLPAIRLTPPEAGYLLWLDCRALGMHDTALRDFFIRRCRLGLNPGIDFGTGGSGFMRMNIGTPLGNVEAALKAIEMALG
- the ovoA gene encoding 5-histidylcysteine sulfoxide synthase gives rise to the protein MNASTLAEPALRATTTPLPRTPNLHDTDPERMRRTLREYFISTFDRYESLFETLAVDAAWYEPAITLRHPLIFYYGHTATFFVNKLLLARMIEQRIDPHLESVFAVGVDEMGWDDLNEAHYDWPSIAEVKAYRDKVRALVTRLIDEAPLTLPIGWDNPWWAIVMGIEHERIHLETSSVLIRQHKLAYVKPHPAWQPCTQTGAAPENTLVKVPAGKVALGRDIGSAIYGWDNEYGRHEAEVPAFEASRHLVSNREFLAFVEAGGYAQSGYWEDEGNGWREFAKADHPTFWRRSAEGWHLRLMTGEVPMPWDWPVEVNYHEAKAFCRWKSAHGGQPVRLPTEDEWYRLYDESRRGAPDGETPDANLNLAHWASSCPVNRFAQGEFFDVAGNAWQWTETPIYPFEGFQVHPIYDDFTTPTFDGRHNLMKGGSWIATGNEAQPASRYAFRRHFFQHAGFRYVVSKHLKPAPASHYETDKLLSEYAEFHYGDSYFGVSNFPQALVDVAITALGDAPKRTALDLGCASGRASFELARHFGHVTGVDFSARFIGQGVALARGDSLRYLLADEGELVEYKSRNLAELGLADVAHKVEFFQGDACNLKPQFAGYDFILAANLIDRLYNPAQFLEAIHERLNPGGILMIASPYTWLAEHTPRADWIGGFKKDGESFTTLDGLDAILGAHFQRLGEPQSVPFVIRETKRKFQHTLSEVTLWRRRT
- the gcvP gene encoding aminomethyl-transferring glycine dehydrogenase; the encoded protein is MSQNTPSLRELENHDAFIARHIGPNDAEIAHMLRTVGHDSLEALTDAIVPAKIKSAAPLALPAAMTEVEALAKIRAVADKNQVFKSFIGQGYYGTHTPNVILRNILENPAWYTAYTPYQAEISQGRMEALINFQTMCADLTGMEIANASLLDEATAAAEAMTLAKRSAKAKGNTIVVFGDAHPQTIEVMRTRAEPLGLTIKQADSAEAWDAAIAADDYFAALIQYPASSGWLMDWSDEVAKIHAKNALAIFATDLLALTLLKPPGEMGADIVIGNSQRFGVPFGFGGPHAAFMACRDAYKRSMPGRLIGVSIDAEGNKAYRLTLQTREQHIRREKATSNICTAQVLLAVMASMYAVYHGPEGLARIASRVARLAAILKAGLAQLGFTATHHDTAFDTLSLKTGERTDAIAARAVAMGANLRKAWGEYLCISLDETTTRADIELLWRIFGGDDATLPSIDALDASAPSLIPEALRRTSAFLTHPVFNTHHSEHELLRYLRALADKDLAMDRTMIPLGSCTMKLNATAEMIPVTWPEFGNIHPFAPAAQTQGYQQLIAELEAQLVEITGYDAVSLQPNSGAQGEYAGLLAIRAYHQSRGEGHRDICLIPESAHGTNPASAQMCGMRVVVTKCDANGNVDLEDIRAQAEKHSANLAAIMLTYPSTHGVFEEDVVAICDIVHQHGGQVYTDGANMNALVGVAKPGKWGSDVSHLNLHKTFCIPHGGGGPGVGPCAVRSHLAPFLPRALGDDGARTQGTGNGAMVSAATFGSASILPISWMYITLMGTSGLRKATQVALLNANYIAKRLAAHYPTLYTGRNGLVAHECILDLRPIKDATGISAEDVAKRLIDFGFHAPTLSFPVAGTLMVEPTESESQHELDRFIDAMIQIRDEIRAVEEGKLDRDDNPLRNAPHTAFAVSASEWTHAYPRELAAFPLPSLKLQKYWSPVARVDNVYGDKNIMCACIPVDAYREEVEA
- a CDS encoding HAD family hydrolase, with the translated sequence MTPSPHALAARRHWVFDLDGTLTVAVHDFAAIRRALAIRDDEDILAHIAALPRHEADAKHAWLLEHERSLAQASRAAVGAVALVRTLAARGCRLGILTRNLRELAVISLQAIGLADCFDPADVLGREDAPPKPAPDGLHRLAGHWKVEPAMLAMVGDYAYDLASARAAGALAVLVNLPENRWPELADWHFADCAGLAAALDRAH
- the rnr gene encoding ribonuclease R → MTKKNKNDKQDQRANPAAGKRKRTDAGRDPHAEREAQRYERPIPSREAILALLEERGEMLTEARIAEALALHESSDLFALQKRLGAMVRDGQLLQGRRGGFAPAKKLDLIPGVVLANAEGYGFLRPDEGGEDLYLSPQQMRGVLHGDRVLASVVGVDRRGRRQGAIAEVLQRRSPRLVGRVVVENGVTLVAPDDRRLHQDVMIPPGETQGARAGQIVVAEITDPPTPHRGPLGAIRAVLGERLKPSLLIEMAIASHDLPHDWPPEVLRDAAEVEPEVTAAEREGRVDLRKLPLVTIDGADARDFDDAVYAEPKRGGGWRLVVAIADVSHYVPVGSALDREAYERSTSTYFPGFVVPMLPETLSNGICSLNPKVERLCMVCDMVVDAAGAVVKSKFYPAVMRSHARLTYDQVWQAVGLHEAGALDQVRDVLPQLENLHALYKAMAAQRRQRGAIDFETPEVKFRLDQRGEVESAGATERNDAHKLIEECMIAANVQAALFLEKKKVPALFRAHEPPPAEKYEDLQQFLREFKLRMPPVEEVTPADFADVLRLVAERPERELIQSVLLRAQSMAAYQPDNRGHFGLALSAYAHFTSPIRRYPDLLVHRAIRYALTGGKPAGYEYTPAQMATMAVHCSQRERRAEEAERDVDERYKCAWMAKHVGEEFAGVVTGVTSFGLFVELDESKVSGLVHISQLSNDYYHFDPQRHLLKGERSGTQYRLGDHVRVQVLRASLEDRKIDFRLAAPRASAAPPERSGKAYDYAAAGERYSLPKPAAGPAKTPGMFGKAAKAIGRAFGRKSAAVEALPHPVAPSDNSPSASHASRKRGASAQPGRMPMAAKAGRSANPARKAENAKRGKASTAVPPTKKHTGRKPDNPKGKR